In Coprobacillus cateniformis, the sequence CTTGCCACTCCGTGGTGGGGATTCGGGAAATTAGATGAGGGTTTATATATTTATAGTGTTAATTTTTTTCAAATTATCTTTTTTAGCATCATATTGGCATTTGGTATTTTTATGAGTTTGTTTAAGATATGCTGGTATAACATTAATATTATATTTGTGTCAATTTTAAGTCCATTGTTTGTTGCAACGGATATGACAGGAAATCGAACCAAGCAGGTTATTACTCAGGTGCTGGGTATGACAGGAGCAATCCTACTTTATATCTTTAATTTGAAATTTGTAACATCATTGTTAACAAGTGCAATGCAAATAGAGAACTGGATAACATCTATGGTATTTGTTATTGTATTATCAGGATTTTTGGTAAAAGGTCCTGAGGTTATATTTAAGTTATTAAATTTAGATCAACCACGACAGGGCATTGTGGGTAGACTTTTAATGGCTCAGGCGTTGCGTGGTGGATTAAGAGGAATTATGAAAGGTGCTGGCAAAGTTGGTGGCTGGGGTATGGATAAGATAAAAGATAATTTACCTGATGGTGGCTCTGATCCAGCTGGTTCTTCTGGATATATTGGCAGTGGAACGTATAACGGTGGTCAAGGTGATGGAAGTCAGGACGGTGGAGGTCAAGATGGTGATGGAAGTGATCCAGTTAACGATCCATCAGGCGGTTCATCAGGCGGTGGAGGTTTTGGAGTCTTTAGACAACGTGGTGGTAATGGAAATGATCCACAATCACAATTCGCTAGACAGTATGGAAATCAATCACCGTTTTCTAATTCTCCTGATCCGACAGCTCAACCGCCTTTTGTTGGTTCAGGACCAAAGGCAGCGACTACTTATGCTCACCCTGACTTACAGAATGGAGAGGGTTATTTTGCCCCTGACAATGTAACACCAGATGATGCAATTAATGATGTGCCTGGTGATGATGGAATGATGAGAAGACATATGCTAAGTGATAAAGCTGTATTAACACAGGATAAGCAAACAGTGCAAAAAGCACAGGAAAAAATGATAAATGATGAAGATCAAATAATAGAACCATCACAGCAATCACAGCAGGTAGAGACTGTAAGAGACGAAAATTCTGAAGATATATCTGAAAATTTATCAATGTTGCTAGATAAATTGAATAGAGGTGAATTATAGATGAGAAGATTAAATTTAATACCAAAGCGTTTGAAAGAAGAAATGAAGTACGCTAATATCCCCATGAAAATTTGGCTGACAATCCCAGCTGTTTTAATATTAGGAATTTATATATTTCCTTTATTTTTAACACCAATAACTTCTGTTTTATACACAGTATTTTTAGAAATATTTGTTATCTATTTGTTTATTCCTTATCACAAGAAAAAGAATTATGAAGTTGTTATTGATTATTTGAAATTTATGTTAAGGAGGAAGATATATAGATGGTAAGTATAATTGTAAAATGTTTAGCATTAGTCATAATGATTTTGTGTATTATTGGTTTGTTTTTACTAGTTAAAAAAGTAAAGTCATCACATTTATGTGATTTATTGGAAGTGAAAGGTTTTGACTTTGATACGTATTCAATTGTGAAAGAAGGTGGGTATACAAAGTATTATGAATGTCAGGGGATAGATATCAAGAATATGCCTTCAAAGGAAAGAGAGGCATACTATGGAGCTTTTCATCAGTTTATAAAAATGCAGGTTAAATTCAGCAATATATATCTTTCGGTACCGTTTCATATTGATACAGGTGTTTATGATAAATATGAAGTTGAGAATGTTAATCTACAGAAGATTAAAGAAATAAAAATCAGAAAGATGAAAGATCTAAACGTGAATAAACTTGATGATAAATGTTATTTGATTATTTATGCGACTACAAAGGAAGAAATGGAACAGTATATTTATTACGTTGAAACATATTTGTGCCATGCAATTCCTCTTCGTGAATTAAGTGAAGTAGAAACATTAAATGTTATGCAAATTTCTTACAATCCTTATTTATTAGAGAAAAGAGGAGGTTATTAAATGAAAAAACTGTTTAAAAGTAAAAATGAAAAAGCTGTAAAGAAGTACAATAAAGTATATTCAAAAAAATTTAGCTCTATTGGCGGAATTGTTGAAAAAGATGATTATATACAATATGCTAACGGTTATCTTGGAGCTTTAACAATCTGGAAATATGATACAGTTGTAGAAGATTTATGGTTGCTTGATCTAGTAAAAAAATATAAGGATAAGGATTGCAATATTATCGTTAAATTTGACTGTCAGGAATATGAGGGAAATATTACAAATGAAATCAATACCTCTTTGAATGAAAATGAAGATTCTTATGTACAGACAAACAAAAGAACAGAACAGATTGATGCAATGAGTTCGTCAGCTAATTTAGAAATGGTTTATAAAGAAATTGTAGATGGCAATGAAATTATTATTGATGGGCAAATTAGAGTGTATGTGTATGCTGACAGTGAAAAGAAATTAAGAAAAAAGATAAAAATTCTCACTGAGAAAATGGAAAACAAAGGCTATAAGGTTTCTACACAGCTAGGAAAGGCATTAGAGGATTATAAGGCAATATCTAATATCAATGTGAATTTGACACAGCCATTTCCAGCAAAAACAATCGCAAGAGGTTTTCCTTATTATTCATCAAGTTTTGAAGACAAAAATGGTTCATTTTTAGGTTTTACACCAACAGGAGGAACGGTGAGTTTAAATTCGTATACAATTGATAAGGTGAGAAAAAGTTTTGACAGCTGGTATTTTGGTGACAAAGGCAAGGGAAAAACAACGTCTCTCGTTGATGAAATAACGGAGGCACTGTTAAGAGGGCATAGAGTTTTTGTGAATGACATTGAGGGAACTTTTCTCCATTTGGCTAAGAAATATGATGGGAAAATTATTTCATTTGGGAATAGTGAATTTTCATATAATTTTTTGCAGATATTGAAAAAGAGTGATACATCATCATTTAATGAAGATTTTCGATATCATGTTTCAAAAATGAAAAGTATGTATTTTTATTTTCTAAACAATAATGCTTATGTTAAAAAAATGATTAAGGCAAGTAAACAGGTCTATGCCCAATATGGATATTTTAATGAAGAAATAGAAAGAGGAGCTTTAAAGATTCCTTTGTTGGAAGATGTAGTTAATTATATTCAGTGTGAAATTGATAGAATAAAGAATGGTAAAAAATCTATTTTTGCAAAAAGTGAATTGGAAGATTTAGAAACAATTGTGAGTGAATTAGATGAATTTATTGATCCGTTAATTTATGGAAGTATATTTAATGTTCAGACAAATTTTAATGTACAAAATGAACAGTTTGTCGTATTTGATCTTTCTTCTATAAAACGTGATCCTGATGAAATTGCATCTGCAGAAATGTTTTTAATTAATAATCTGATGTGGAATGAAATGATGAAAAACAAGACAAATGTAGATGCGAATGGAAACCATATTTTTTTGGTGCTTGTTTATGATGAGGCAAAAAATTTTGTTTCCTCATCTGTAGCTATGGATCATTTGAAGTTTATTGAAGATGTATCTCGAGAAGATAGAAAGTATTTTTGTAGACAGATTTTTGCAACACAGAGTATTAGAGACGTTATTTATAATGATGGTTCAGCAAAATCACATGTTATACAGGCGATTCTTGAACAGTCAACGTATCGTTTTTTTATGGGAATGGACGGAAATTTAGTTCCAATGATAAGACAAAGTTATCCACACATACCATATTCTTATTTACAGGATATACCACGTTTTAAAGAGGGTGATATGGTATTGGATATAAAGGGTGTAACGTCAATAAGATTTCATCATGATATTTCAAAAGAACAGCTGATGATTTATGAAAGCTAAAATATTTATAATAATTGGTGTTGTCATTGCGATACCTTTTATTGCTGTAATAGGTTTGATTGTGATTATGTCTTCTGTTATAGGTGCTGTTTCTATTGGTGGTGGCAGCGACGGTTCAAATGATTCAGGTTATTTATTCCGTGATTTGCCATTTTTAGCTGATTATTACACATGTACAAGTGATTTTGGAAGTCGTAGCAATCCGACAGGTCAGGGGATTGTTTATCATCAGGGCATAGATTTGGTGGCATTTAAAAAAGATGGAACAAAAGCGGTTGATATTGTGAGTGTTTTTGATGGTGTTGTGGTAAATGTCACAGAAGCATCAAGTGGGAGTGGTGCAGGTAATTCATTAGAGGTTTTTGATGAAGTGACAGGTTTGTATGTAAGATATATGCATATGGCATTAAAGCCTAATTTTAATATGAATGATAATGTTAAAAAAGGTGATGTCTTAGGTATTCAGGGCACGACAGGAAATTCCACAGGTATTCATCTTCATTTTGAAATGCATATACAAGATGGAGAAAATAAAATTTTGGTTAATCCGCGTGATTGGTTTGATTTCCCTAAACAAGGGGAATATAGACAGATTGATAACAACGAAAATAAAGAACAGGAGGAAAATAATGAAGAAAGCAAAAGAGATTAAGTTAGTGTTTGTAACCTTTTTT encodes:
- a CDS encoding pLS20_p028 family conjugation system transmembrane protein → MENISKSVYELLTIRDLFQDAIRGILWSLCKFFYDMCNGIFGAIDDFFDADIFKDLLEKYADEILGISLSLLVLTVIIFAILKMIDSKLCKGYFRTFLVATIYLSCFTGVMSFVELGQEATKGYAKETEMIQNNPAQIILKQNIYDVRSSVVSNTKRLISETYPDMDLSTINIHASTNKEPLNKKVTAFVAGKPVVEPLATPWWGFGKLDEGLYIYSVNFFQIIFFSIILAFGIFMSLFKICWYNINIIFVSILSPLFVATDMTGNRTKQVITQVLGMTGAILLYIFNLKFVTSLLTSAMQIENWITSMVFVIVLSGFLVKGPEVIFKLLNLDQPRQGIVGRLLMAQALRGGLRGIMKGAGKVGGWGMDKIKDNLPDGGSDPAGSSGYIGSGTYNGGQGDGSQDGGGQDGDGSDPVNDPSGGSSGGGGFGVFRQRGGNGNDPQSQFARQYGNQSPFSNSPDPTAQPPFVGSGPKAATTYAHPDLQNGEGYFAPDNVTPDDAINDVPGDDGMMRRHMLSDKAVLTQDKQTVQKAQEKMINDEDQIIEPSQQSQQVETVRDENSEDISENLSMLLDKLNRGEL
- a CDS encoding M23 family metallopeptidase, with the translated sequence MKAKIFIIIGVVIAIPFIAVIGLIVIMSSVIGAVSIGGGSDGSNDSGYLFRDLPFLADYYTCTSDFGSRSNPTGQGIVYHQGIDLVAFKKDGTKAVDIVSVFDGVVVNVTEASSGSGAGNSLEVFDEVTGLYVRYMHMALKPNFNMNDNVKKGDVLGIQGTTGNSTGIHLHFEMHIQDGENKILVNPRDWFDFPKQGEYRQIDNNENKEQEENNEESKRD